CGAAAGGCTAAATTTGGCTTTAAATAGAGGTGTTTTCGCGTGTCGTTTGGGCGCAGCCAAATTTGGATAGTTGTTTAAATTTTACCGGCCAAGACCTGCACCTTTAAGATGCTAAATTTGGTTTGGTTAAATTTGCCATTACGAGTTTGGCTTCCTTGCGTAAAAAAACAACTGTTTGAGGTTGTTTTTTTGCTTTATTGTAAAGGGGGCGGGGGCTTGAATTATGCTTTGCTGAGGCAAAGCGTCGCAAGTTTAAAATTTAGCACTTCCGCGGTGCGGGTCTCGGTGGCTCAAATTTGCAAATTTGGGCATAAAACGATAAAGTGCAGGATTTTTGTTCTAGACGAGGCGCTTTTAAATTTGGCAACGGGAGTTACCTCGTCGGTAATGACCGAGCCAAATTTAAAAGTCTCTGCTTGCAGTTGCGACCACAAGGGAAGCAAAGCGAAGTATAGAGCAAAAAGACAAGCCTTAATCAATAAATCTTTTTGTTAAATTTGCGTACGCATCTATCCTTCGGTCTCTCAAAAACGGCCAAATCCTGCGCACTTCCTCGCTCCTGGTCATATCGATCTCGACGATGCGACACTGCTCGCTCTGGCTATCGGCGCGGAAAAGCTCCTCACCCTGCGCACCGAAAACAAAGCTATTGCCCCAAAATTTGATCCCGTCCATCACGCCGCTTTCGTCACTTTCAAAGCCCACGCGGTTTACGGCGATCACTGGTAGGCCGTTTGCGACCGCATGCCCGCGCTGCACGGCGACCCAGGCCTCTAGCTGACGCGATTTTTCCTCTTCCTCATCGCCCTCAAACCAGCCGATCGCGGTCGGATAGATGAGCAGCTTCGCACCGCGCAGAGCCATGAGGCGCGCAGCCTCGGGATACCACTGATCCCAGCATACCAAAAGTCCGAGCCTACCTACGCTCGTATCTATGGGCTCAAAGCCGATGTCGCCCGGAGTAAAGTAAAATTTCTCGTAAAAGCCCGGATCGTCCGGGATGTGCATTTTGCGGTATTTGCCGGCTACGCTGCCGTCTTTTTCAAAGACAAAAGCAGTGTTGTGATACAGGCCATCCGCGCGCTTTTCAAAGAGCGAAGTGACGAGCACGACGCCGTTTTGACGCGCTACCTCACCCCAAAATTTGACGTCGTTTTCCCAGTCCTCGGCAAGATCAAAAAACCTCGTCTCCTCGCTCTGGCAAAAATACTGCGTCTGGTGCAGCTCCTGCAGCACGACAAGCTCCGCTCCGCCGCCGCTAGCCTCGCGTACGAGCTCGAGCGTCCTTTGCACGGTCGCGTCTTTGGTGCCGTGAAATTTTTGTTGGATTAGCGCTACTTTCATATTTTTCCTTACGATTTAAAATTTCAAAATTATATCAAAGCGGGGATAAATTAGGGCTTGAACGGCTGGCCGGCAATCTAAATTTTACAGCTCCCGCCGGCTTATAAAATTTGCTTCAGCCTTTCAAGCAAGCCCGCGCAAGAGCTAGAAACATCCTCGTAGCACCGCTCAAAATCGCGGGTGTAGTATGGATCGGCGATTATTTTACCGCTTGGCGCGTCGCTAAATTCGAGCAGAAATTTTACTTTTTCGTCAAATTTAGCCTCAGCGCCGAATTTGCGTTTCAAAGTCCTTAAATTTTCATCGTCCATTATCAAAATAAGATCGCTGCTATCAAAATCTTTTTGCGTTATCAAGGTTGCTTTATGGGGCGTCACGGGTACGCCGTTTTGCTTCAAAACCCGCACCGTCTCGTAATACGGCGGCTCGCCTATCTCGTCCTCGTGCGTGGCGCGCGAGTCGATGCTAAGGCGCCCGGCTAGACCCGCCTTTTCGCTCAAATTTTGCATAACGGACTGCGCCATAGTCGAGCGACAGATATTTCCGTGGCAAACGAATAAAATTTTCATATTTTTCCTTTGATTTAGCATTCGCACGAGCCATTTTGATCGTCGCACGGATCAAGATGCGTCGTGATCTGCCATTCAAACTCGCCGTATTTAGCCCTGATAGTAGCCTCTATCTCGTCTGAAATTTTGTGCGCGTCGTAAAGCGAAATTTCACGGTTAAAGACTAGATGAACCGCGACATAGCAGATGTTTGCGCTCTTTCTGGTAGCTAGGCCGTGATAGCTTGCTATCTGAGGGCGCGAGCGGATTATCTCTTCGATTTGCGCCGTTATCTCGGGCTCTAGCGCGCGGTCTAGCAGCACGCCTATGCTTTCTTTCATCAAATTTATCGCGCTAACGGCGATGTAGCCGCTAATTACTATACCAAAAACGGCGTCTATCGCGGCAAATCCCGTAAATTCGACCAAGATAAGCGAGGCAATAACGGCTAGGTTACTAAAAAGGTCGCTTTTATAGTGTAGCGCGTCGGCTCTAACGATCAAATTTCTCGTGCGGCGCGCGACGCGGGAGAGGTAGGCGACCAGTAGCCCCGTAACCGCGACCGATAGCGCCATCGCATAGAGCGAAAAAGCCGTATCTACGGGCGCTTGCTCCGTTTGCAGCTTACGCACGCTCTCGTAAAATATAAACGCGCCGGCACCCACGATCAAAACGCCCTCAAACATCGCCGCAAGCGCTTCTAGCTTGGCGTAGCCGAAGTTAAATTTAGCATCAGGCGCAGCCTGGGATTTACGGATGGCGAAGAAATTTAGCGCGGAAACTAGCAGGTCAAGCATCGAATCGATCGCCGAGCTAAGCACCGCCACCGAACCGCCGATCAAACCCGCGGCAAATTTAATCACAGCTAGCGCAAACGCCGTAGCGCCCGCGACTATCACGGCTCTGCGACCTAAAATGTCATTTTGCCTTTTTATGTCGGCATTGTTTAATTGCATTTAGATTTCGCTTTCGCTTCTTGCGCCTACAAATCTATTCTGTGAGGAACAATGCAGCGAGCCGTTTTGACGTACGAAAACGAGCGAATCTACGCCGATTATCTTATGGTTCGGCAGCTCCTGCGCTAGTCGCTCAAGCACGATTTTATCGTTGTCATCATTGTATGTCGGCACGATGGCGGCGCCGTTTATAAAGATAAAATTCGCATACGTGCACCCAAGCCTCTTGTCGCCGTAAAATTTAGCCTTCGGAAGCGGTAGCGGCACGAGCTTAAAGCCCGTGTTTTCAAGCTCTTTTTTCATCGCGGCAAGCTCCTCGAAATGCTCGTCATTTGGATCGTCGCAAGAGGCATA
This region of Campylobacter showae CSUNSWCD genomic DNA includes:
- a CDS encoding carbon-nitrogen hydrolase; this encodes MKVALIQQKFHGTKDATVQRTLELVREASGGGAELVVLQELHQTQYFCQSEETRFFDLAEDWENDVKFWGEVARQNGVVLVTSLFEKRADGLYHNTAFVFEKDGSVAGKYRKMHIPDDPGFYEKFYFTPGDIGFEPIDTSVGRLGLLVCWDQWYPEAARLMALRGAKLLIYPTAIGWFEGDEEEEKSRQLEAWVAVQRGHAVANGLPVIAVNRVGFESDESGVMDGIKFWGNSFVFGAQGEELFRADSQSEQCRIVEIDMTRSEEVRRIWPFLRDRRIDAYANLTKRFID
- a CDS encoding low molecular weight protein-tyrosine-phosphatase — its product is MKILFVCHGNICRSTMAQSVMQNLSEKAGLAGRLSIDSRATHEDEIGEPPYYETVRVLKQNGVPVTPHKATLITQKDFDSSDLILIMDDENLRTLKRKFGAEAKFDEKVKFLLEFSDAPSGKIIADPYYTRDFERCYEDVSSSCAGLLERLKQIL
- a CDS encoding cation diffusion facilitator family transporter; translated protein: MQLNNADIKRQNDILGRRAVIVAGATAFALAVIKFAAGLIGGSVAVLSSAIDSMLDLLVSALNFFAIRKSQAAPDAKFNFGYAKLEALAAMFEGVLIVGAGAFIFYESVRKLQTEQAPVDTAFSLYAMALSVAVTGLLVAYLSRVARRTRNLIVRADALHYKSDLFSNLAVIASLILVEFTGFAAIDAVFGIVISGYIAVSAINLMKESIGVLLDRALEPEITAQIEEIIRSRPQIASYHGLATRKSANICYVAVHLVFNREISLYDAHKISDEIEATIRAKYGEFEWQITTHLDPCDDQNGSCEC